GGTCACGCGACGGTCGCGCGGGACACCGGGGCGCTCTCGACGTACGCCGTCGTGATGAACGGCGGGATCCTCGTCAACGAGGACGGCGAGCGGTTCGGCGACGAGTCGGCCGGCTACTCCGAGTTCGCCGTCGACGTGCTCCGCCAGCCGGGCGGCGTCGCCTACGAGATCTTCGACGAGCGCATCTTCGAGCGGCTCCGGGGCCAGTTCGACGACTTCGACGAGGCGGTGAAGCTCGGCGCGTACGCCGAGGCCGACACCGTCGCGGACCTCTGTGCCCGCCTCGGTTGTGCCGCCGAGCCGACCGAGGCGTCGGTCGAGGCGTACAACGCGGCGGTCGAGGCCGGCGAACCGGACGAAGTCGGTCGCACCGACGGCGTCCACACGCTCTCCCCGCCGTTCTACGGAACCCGGGTGACGGGCGCGCTGTTCCACACCCAGGGCGGTCTGGTCGTCGACGAGCACGCCCGCGTCCTCCGCGAGGACGGGACGACGGTCGGAAACCTCTACGCCGGGGGTGGCGTCGCCTGCGGCGTCAGCGGTCACGGGGCCGGCGGGTACCTCTCGGGGAACGGCCTGACGGCCGCGCTCGGACTCGGTCGACTGGCGGGGATCCACGCCCGCGAATCGCTCACGGAATAGGTCGCACGGAATCGGTCGTGATCACCGCACCTCGTTCGGCAGCCGCGTCCCGAGCAGCAGCGCGACGGTCGCGACCCCGGCCAGGAGGAGAAACGCCTCGTCGAACAGCCCCGCGTCCGCGAGCGATCCCACGAGCACCGGTCCCCCGGCCGCGAGCACGAGGTAGGCCGTTCGTATCAGGCCGAACCCGCTTCCCTGCACCGTGTCGGGCAGGACGGCGATGGCGTGGGCGTTGGCGACCGGCCAGAACCCGAGTTGAACGCCGAGCAGAACGGTAACCCCCGCCAGCGCGACGGCGTCGTCGAACACCGGGAGCAGGGCGAGCGCCCCGATGGTGACGAGGGTGGCGGCGAGCAGCGTCGTCTTCGTTCCGAGGCGGTCGCTGGCCGCACCCGCGAGCGGCTGGACGACCACGCCCGTGGCGAAGAAGAGCCCGTAGAGCGCGGCCGCGGTGCCGTCGGGGAGCTGCTTGGCGGTGACGAGATACGTGGGATAGAAGCTCGTGAACCCCTGGTACACGAGCGACATCGTGAACATCATCCCGGCGACGAGCAGCGGGACGGGTCGGAGGACGCCCGCCAGCGCCGTCCGAATCGAGCGTCCGTCGTCCGCCGAAACTACCGGATGAGTGCGCTGGGGGACCGTCAACCACAGGCCGACGGCGGTGGCCGCGAACGGGAGGGCGATGACGCCGAGTCCGCCGCGCCAGCCGAGAGCCGTGGCGGCCAGGAGGCCGGCGACGACCGGGAGCACCGCGGTCCCCACGTTGCCCGCCGCTTGACTGAGGCCGATGGCGGTCGCCGTGACGCGGGGGTACACGTCCGACATGATGGTCATCCGGGTCGTCGAGTAGAGGCCGGTACCGACGCCGAAGACGACCGTTCCGGCGACGAACGAGCCGACGTCGGGGGCCAGCGCGGCGATCGCGACCCCGACCGTCGAGACGACCGTGCTCGCCGCCAGCGTCGCCCGCTCGCCGACGCGATCGCCGAGCAGACCGCCGGGAAACTGCGAGACGGCGTAGGCGATCCACAGCGCGGTGAGCACCAGGCCGGCCCCCGTGAGATCGAGCCCGAGTCCGACCCGTATCCGGGGGAGCAACGCCGGGAAGACGAGCCGCGTCCCGATGGAGAGCAACCACCCGAGGGTGACGGCGAGAAACAGCCACCCGCGGCCCTCGCCGCGTAGCTGGCTCACGACCTCCCGAACGGAGCCGTGAACGTCGTCTACCACGGGGTCCCCTCACCCCCGACGGTCGGCGTGACGATTCGGACCACGTCAGACGGGTCGGTCGACGTGGGTGCCGTCGCCCGGTTCGCCGACGACCTCGCCGTCTTCGAAGGCGACCCGCCCGCGAACGACCGTGTGCGTCGGCCACCCCGTCACCTCCATCCCCTCGTAGATCGAGTAGTCCGCACCGCTCTGCAGGAGGTCGGGGGTGACGGTCCTGGTGTCGTCGAGGTCGACGACGACGAGGTCGGCGTCGCTCCCCACGCGGATCGCTCCCTTCTTGGGGTAGAGGTTCCAGGCCTTCGCCGCGTTCGTACTCGTCACCTCGACCGCTCGCTCCAGCGATAGTCGCCCCGCGTTCACCCCCTCCGACAGCACCAGCGGTAACATCGTCTGCGTGCCCGAGAACGCGAGCTTCGTCTCCCAGATGTCGTCGCCCAGTTTCTCGTCGAGCGTGTTACAGACGTGATCGGTGCCGACGCAGTCGATGGTGCCGTCGGCGAGCCGCGCCCACAGCGTTTCGCGATCCTCCGCCCCGCGCATCGGGGGCGTCACCTTCATCCGGGCGTCACACTCGTCGGCCGTGTAGACGAGGTAGTGGGGGCAGGTTTCGCCCCAGAGACGGTAGCCGGCGGCTCTGAGGGCGGCGAGTTCGTCGGCGGTGCGTCCCGAGGAGATGTGGACGGCGTAGAAGTTCTCGTCGTAGTCGTGGCACTTCGCGAGCGCTGCACCCGCGACCATGCTCTGGGTCTCCGCGTACCCGGGGTACCGTTCGCGCAGGGCGTGGTAGTCGGCGTCCGGGTCGCCGGGATCCAGCAACGACCGCGTGATCTCGGCGTTCTCCGCGTGGTAGCCGAGCGTCGTCGGCACGTCCTGCGCGGCGAGCGCCTGAATCATCCCGTCGCCGACGTCGTCCAGCAGGTAGTCGTCGAGGCCGAACTTCTCCCGCGTCATGAACTTGTAGAGGGCGTACCACTTGAACGAGGTGATGCCCAGTTCGTTCACGATGTAGGGGATCTCCTCGACGTGGTCGTGCGAGAGGATACCGAGCGTGTAGAAGTAGTCGTGGTAACTGTTCGCCTCGCTCCGCTCGACGTAGTCGGCCATGATCTCGGGGTAGGACCCCGGCCGGCGGAAGATGTTCCCGACGGTCGTCACGCCCCCGACGAGGTCTCCGCGGGTCTCCGTCTCGTGGTCGAGCGCGTAGTCCCGGTACAGGCCGTAGTGAACGTGCGGGTCGATGGCTCCGGGGAGGACGTGGTTGCCGGTGGCGTCGACGACGTGCTCGCCGGTCAGCGAGTTGGGGCGGGCGATCGCCGAGACGACGCCGTCGTCGGCGGCGACGTCCGCGCGGAGCGTACCCTGATCGGGCGTCACCACCGTCCCGTTGCACACCACCAGGTCGTGGCTCACGCCGCCACCTCCCGGAAGTAGGCCTGCACGTCCGCGGTCGACCACACCTGTCCGTACCGCTCGTCGATGTCGACCAGCGCGACGGCGGTGGACGCCTGCACCCGGTCGAAGACGCACTCGCGTGGCGTGAGGACGGCGAATCCTAACTCCGCGGCGTCGAGCGCCGTCGATCGGACGCAACCGCTCGCCGAACAGCCGAGGACGACGACGGTGTCCACGCCGCGTCGGACCAGCCGCGAGACGAGGTCGGTCCCGTAGAAGGCGCTGGAGTACGACTTGTCGAGCACGAGATCGCCCTCGTGCGGCGTCGCCTCGTCGACGATCCGGACGTCGCGGGCGGTGAGCCCGCTCCTGGCTCCCGGAATCACGCGCGTGTAGGCGATCGGTACGCCGCACTCGCGGGCGACCGAGAGCAGCGGGAGGACGTGATCGAGCGCCCGGTACGCGACCTCGCCCATCGCCGTCCGGTACTCCTCGACGGCCTCGGGGATGGGGACGTCCCGGCCGAACAAGTGTCGCTGGAGGTCGATCGCCAGTACCATCGGGCTCTCGCCCGGACTGCGCCGGGGGGTGAGCCCCGGCAGCGGTTTCTCGGTCGTCGCGGCGAGTACCTCACGGTCGCTCGCGGCGAGGACGGGGTCTCGCTCGCACATGGGAATCGGTCACACGACAGTTCCGGGGAGGCGGTAATAAGGATATCTCCCGTGGCGCTGTCACGAGCGGGCTCCGAGCGCCTCGGCGCGGGCGACGAGTCGTCGATAGCGCTCCACGATCGCCTCGTCCAGGAAGACGCCGTCGTGGACGAACGCGCCGCGGTCGGACGCCTCGTACGCCGCGACGTGCGCTCGCGCCGCGTCGACCGCCGCGTCGTCGGGCGTGAACACCTCGTTGACGGCGGCGACCTGATCCGGGTGGATGACGGACTGTCCGACGAATCCGAGTTCGACTGCGCGTTCCGCCACCACCCGCAGTCGGTCGGTGTCGTTCACGTCGGGGAACACCGACGAGATCGGCTGGAGGCCGCCGATGGCCGCGAACCCGACGATGCGGTGGTTCAGGAACTCGCGGATCCGGTCGGACGTCGGTTCGCCGCCGGTCGCACGTGCGTAGTCCCCGACGCCGAAGGAGAGGGCCGTCACCTCCCGGTGTCGACCGGCGACCGCCGCGATGGCCCGCCCGTCGAAGACGCCCTCGGGCGATTCGAGCAGGAGGATCAGTTCGGGCGGCTCGTCGGTCAGCCGTCGTACCGCCGAGACGACCTGCACGACCGCCTCCGGCGTCTCTACCGACGGTACCGTCACCGTGTCGACTCCCGCCTCGACGGCGGTCTCGAGATCGGCGCGCCAATCGTCGGTCCCGACGGCGTTTATCCGGGTCGCGATCTCGGTCGTCCCGAAGTCGACGGCGGCGAGTATCGCCCGAAGGTTCTCGCGAGCCGCCGGCCTGTCCTCGGGGCGAACGGCGTCTTCCAGGTCGAACGTGATCGCGTCGGAGTCGGCGTTCGCGGCCTTCTCCATCATGTCGGGCGCGTCGGCCGGCGTGTAGAGGAATGACCGACGGAGGCGGTCAACCAAGCCGAACCACCCCCCGGGACGCGAGTTCCTCCACGTCCGCCTCCGAGAGGCCCGCCCGGTCGGTCAACACCGCCATCGTGTCGGCTCCGAGCGCCCGCCCCGCGTGTTCGATCCCGCCGGGGGTCTCCGACAGCTTCGGGACGACCCCCGGCAGCACGAGGTTCGGGTAGTCGTCGTCGGGGACGCGTTCGAGCGCCCCGCGCTCCCAGAAGTAGGCGTCCTCGAAGATGTCCGCCGTGTCGTAGACCGGGCCGATGGCCGCCTCGTGTTCCTCGAACACCCGGAGCACCTCCTCGCGATCGCGCTCCGCCATCCACTCGGCGATGATCGCGTCGAGTTCGTCGCCGTGTTCGAGTCGCCCGGACGCCGTGGCGAATCGAGGGTCCTCGGCGAGGTCGTCGCCGCCCACCGCCCGGAGGATGCGCCCGGCGACGGTCTCGGCGCTCCCCGAGATGGCGACCCAGCGGCCGTCCCTCGTCCGATAGGTGTTCCGGGGCGCGGAGTAGGCGCTTCGGTTGCCAGTCCGGGTCTTCACCGTCCCGTTCACGCCGTAGTCGACCGTCAGCCGCCCCATGATGGAGAACAGCGGTTCGACGAGGCTCGTGTCGATACACTGCCCCCCGCCGTCGTTGACGTCCCGGTGGTAGAGCGCGAACATCGCGGCCCACGTCGAGTAACAGGCGGCGACCGCGTCAGCGAGTCCGAGCGAGGGCAGCGTCGGGGGTTTGTCGGGGA
The window above is part of the Halomarina pelagica genome. Proteins encoded here:
- a CDS encoding isochorismatase family protein is translated as MCERDPVLAASDREVLAATTEKPLPGLTPRRSPGESPMVLAIDLQRHLFGRDVPIPEAVEEYRTAMGEVAYRALDHVLPLLSVARECGVPIAYTRVIPGARSGLTARDVRIVDEATPHEGDLVLDKSYSSAFYGTDLVSRLVRRGVDTVVVLGCSASGCVRSTALDAAELGFAVLTPRECVFDRVQASTAVALVDIDERYGQVWSTADVQAYFREVAA
- a CDS encoding MFS transporter — its product is MVDDVHGSVREVVSQLRGEGRGWLFLAVTLGWLLSIGTRLVFPALLPRIRVGLGLDLTGAGLVLTALWIAYAVSQFPGGLLGDRVGERATLAASTVVSTVGVAIAALAPDVGSFVAGTVVFGVGTGLYSTTRMTIMSDVYPRVTATAIGLSQAAGNVGTAVLPVVAGLLAATALGWRGGLGVIALPFAATAVGLWLTVPQRTHPVVSADDGRSIRTALAGVLRPVPLLVAGMMFTMSLVYQGFTSFYPTYLVTAKQLPDGTAAALYGLFFATGVVVQPLAGAASDRLGTKTTLLAATLVTIGALALLPVFDDAVALAGVTVLLGVQLGFWPVANAHAIAVLPDTVQGSGFGLIRTAYLVLAAGGPVLVGSLADAGLFDEAFLLLAGVATVALLLGTRLPNEVR
- a CDS encoding CaiB/BaiF CoA transferase family protein — its product is MATKPLADVTVIDCATLIAGPMAATFMADFGADVIKVEHPEYGDSIRNFGREGQELSWKWLGRNKRSVGLDLSDPDGAEAFERLVASADVLVEGFRPGTMERWGLGWEALSEVNPGLVMVRTSGFGQTGPYRERPGFGTLAEAMSGFAEVTGFPDKPPTLPSLGLADAVAACYSTWAAMFALYHRDVNDGGGQCIDTSLVEPLFSIMGRLTVDYGVNGTVKTRTGNRSAYSAPRNTYRTRDGRWVAISGSAETVAGRILRAVGGDDLAEDPRFATASGRLEHGDELDAIIAEWMAERDREEVLRVFEEHEAAIGPVYDTADIFEDAYFWERGALERVPDDDYPNLVLPGVVPKLSETPGGIEHAGRALGADTMAVLTDRAGLSEADVEELASRGVVRLG
- a CDS encoding dihydroorotase is translated as MSHDLVVCNGTVVTPDQGTLRADVAADDGVVSAIARPNSLTGEHVVDATGNHVLPGAIDPHVHYGLYRDYALDHETETRGDLVGGVTTVGNIFRRPGSYPEIMADYVERSEANSYHDYFYTLGILSHDHVEEIPYIVNELGITSFKWYALYKFMTREKFGLDDYLLDDVGDGMIQALAAQDVPTTLGYHAENAEITRSLLDPGDPDADYHALRERYPGYAETQSMVAGAALAKCHDYDENFYAVHISSGRTADELAALRAAGYRLWGETCPHYLVYTADECDARMKVTPPMRGAEDRETLWARLADGTIDCVGTDHVCNTLDEKLGDDIWETKLAFSGTQTMLPLVLSEGVNAGRLSLERAVEVTSTNAAKAWNLYPKKGAIRVGSDADLVVVDLDDTRTVTPDLLQSGADYSIYEGMEVTGWPTHTVVRGRVAFEDGEVVGEPGDGTHVDRPV
- a CDS encoding HpcH/HpaI aldolase/citrate lyase family protein; this encodes MVDRLRRSFLYTPADAPDMMEKAANADSDAITFDLEDAVRPEDRPAARENLRAILAAVDFGTTEIATRINAVGTDDWRADLETAVEAGVDTVTVPSVETPEAVVQVVSAVRRLTDEPPELILLLESPEGVFDGRAIAAVAGRHREVTALSFGVGDYARATGGEPTSDRIREFLNHRIVGFAAIGGLQPISSVFPDVNDTDRLRVVAERAVELGFVGQSVIHPDQVAAVNEVFTPDDAAVDAARAHVAAYEASDRGAFVHDGVFLDEAIVERYRRLVARAEALGARS